A genomic segment from Zingiber officinale cultivar Zhangliang unplaced genomic scaffold, Zo_v1.1 ctg54, whole genome shotgun sequence encodes:
- the LOC122037495 gene encoding coiled-coil domain-containing protein 130-like, translating to MSSLAAARADNFYYPPEWDPKKGSLNKFQGQHPLRERARKLDQGILIIRFEMPFNIWCGGCNHMIAKGVRFNAEKKQVGNYYSTKIWSFTMKSACCRHEIVIQTDPKNTEYVIISGAQRKTEDYDIEDAETFALPADEERGKLSDPFYRLEHQEEDMRKKKEAEPLLVRLQRVSDSRHAEDYSLNRALRARLRTQKRKVVEEEETSRKMGLGIRLLPPSKEDAASAAAVRFAPKFDKNSKDKRAAIKASSIFSESSTATLGNKRAELEAKRRKIKATAASSLLAGRVKPLSWQQDMGFRKR from the exons ATG TCTTCTCTCGCAGCTGCTAGAGCAGATAATTTCTACTATCCACCAGAATGGGACCCCAAAAAG GGTTCCTTGAACAAGTTTCAGGGGCAGCATCCTTTGAGAGAAAGAGCAAGAAAGCTAGACCAAGGCATACTGATTATAAG GTTTGAGATGCCGTTTAATATCTGGTGTGGTGGATGCAATCATATGATTGCCAAAGGTGTAAGGTTTAATGCAGAGAAAAAGCAAGTTGGCAACTATTACTCAACTAAG ATATGGAGCTTTACTATGAAGTCAGCTTGCTGTCGACATGAAATTGTAATACAGACCGATCCGAAGAACACAGAATATGTCATAATCAGTGGAGCACAACGGAAGACAGAAGATTATGACATTGAAGATGCGGAAACATTTGCCCTTCCAGCTGATGAAGAAAGAGGGAAGCTTTCTGATCCATTTTACCGCCTAGAACATCAAGAAGAGGATATGCGAAAGAAGAAAGAGGCTGAACCACTTCTAGTTCGTCTTCAAAGAGTCTCAGACAGTAGGCATGCGGAGGATTATAGCCTTAATCGAGCCCTTCGTGCTCGTCTGAGG ACTCAAAAGAGAAAGgttgtagaagaagaagaaacttcaAGAAAGATGGGCCTTGGCATAAGACTTCTTCCTCCATCAAAAGAAGATGCAGCAAGTGCAGCTGCTGTTAGATTTGCACCCAAGTTTGACAAGAACAGCAAGGACAAGCGTGCAGCGATCAAAGCTTCATCGATCTTTTCAGAGTCTTCAACCGCTACTTTAGGAAATAAAAGGGCTGAACTCGAGGCaaagaggagaaaaataaaagCAACCGCAGCATCATCCTTGTTAGCAGGAAGAGTCAAGCCTTTGTCCTGGCAACAAGACATGGGGTTCAGAAAGCGCTAA
- the LOC122037494 gene encoding alpha,alpha-trehalose-phosphate synthase [UDP-forming] 6-like — protein sequence MASRSYSNLLELASGEPPSISQIRRRIPRVMTVAGIISDLDTDSDSEGTSPNSSSSPRDRTILVANQLPIRACRRSDGRGWEFSWDEDSLLLQLKDAISDHGADMEFIYVGCLRDEIPPADHDEVSQVLLETFKCVPAFLPADLLARYYHGFCKQQLWPLFHYMLPLSPDLGGRFDRSLWQAYVSVNKIFADKILEVINPDDDFVWVHDYHLMVLPTFLRKRFNRVKLGFFLHSPFPSSEIYKTLPVREELLRALLNSDLIGFHTFDYARHFLSCCSRMLGLSYESRRGYIGLEYYGRTVSIKILPVGIHMGQLKSVLTLPETEKKVKELKDQFLNQGRVMVLGVDDMDIFKGITLKLLAMEELLKQHPEWRRKVVLVQIANPARGRGKGVTEVQAESFATMKRINEAYGAPPDYEPIILIDDPLPFSHRIAYYVVAECCLVTAVRDGMNLIPYEYIISRQGNQQLDNVLGLDSSTPKKSMLVISEFIGCSPSLSGAIRVNPWNVEAVTDAMVNALEMKEQEKQFRHEKHYKYVSSHDVGYWANSFLQDLQRTCRDHSQRRCWGIGFGLRFRVVALDTNFRKLAMEHIVSAYKRTRTRAILLDYDGTLMPQASIDKSPSLKSIEILNALCRDKNNVVFLVSARSRDTISDWFAPCENLGIAAEHGYFFRLKRDAEWQTCVPVADCSWKQIADPVMRLYMETTDGSTIEDKETALVWSYEDADPDFGSCQAKELLDHLESVLANEPVSVKSGQHIVEVKPQGVSKGLVAQRLLSTMQERGSESSFILCIGDDRSDEDMFEVITTSIASTSISPATEVFACTVGQQPSKAKYYLDDTAEIVRLMQGLANVSEQQTLRTQQNGDLGT from the exons ATGGCGTCGAGGTCGTATTCTAACCTCCTCGAGCTGGCATCCGGCGAGCCGCCCTCCATCAGCCAGATCCGGCGGCGGATTCCTCGCGTGATGACTGTCGCCGGCATAATCTCCGACCTCGACACCGATTCCGACTCCGAGGGCACCTCTCCTAACTCCTCCTCCTCCCCCCGCGACCGCACCATCCTGGTGGCCAACCAGCTCCCCATCCGCGCCTGCCGCCGCTCAGACGGCCGCGGCTGGGAGTTCTCCTGGGACGAGGACTCCCTCCTCCTCCAACTGAAGGACGCCATCAGCGACCACGGCGCCGACATGGAGTTCATTTACGTCGGCTGCCTCCGGGACGAGATCCCTCCGGCCGACCACGACGAGGTCAGCCAGGTCCTCCTCGAGACCTTCAAGTGTGTGCCGGCATTCCTGCCGGCGGATCTCCTCGCCCGCTACTACCACGGCTTCTGCAAGCAGCAGCTCTGGCCCCTCTTCCACTACATGCTGCCTCTCTCCCCCGACCTCGGCGGTCGCTTCGACCGCTCCCTGTGGCAGGCCTACGTCTCCGTCAACAAGATCTTCGCCGACAAGATCCTCGAGGTCATCAACCCCGACGACGACTTCGTCTGGGTCCACGACTACCACCTCATGGTTCTCCCCACCTTCCTCCGCAAACGCTTCAACCGCGTCAAATTAGGGTTTTTCCTCCACAGCCCCTTCCCCTCTTCTGAGATCTACAAGACCCTCCCTGTCCGCGAGGAGCTTCTCCGCGCTCTCCTCAACTCCGACCTCATTGGCTTCCACACCTTCGACTACGCTCGCCATttcctctcctgctgctcccgcATGCTTGGCCTCTCCTACGAGTCCCGTCGCGGCTACATCGGCCTCGAGTATTACGGCCGCACCGTCAGCATCAAGATCCTCCCCGTCGGCATCCACATGGGCCAGCTCAAGTCCGTCCTCACCCTGCCGGAGACCGAGAAGAAGGTGAAAGAACTGAAAGATCAGTTCCTGAACCAGGGCCGCGTAATGGTCCTCGGCGTCGACGACATGGACATCTTCAAAGGCATCACCTTGAAGCTCCTCGCCATGGAGGAGCTACTCAAGCAACACCCCGAGTGGAGGCGCAAGGTGGTCCTCGTCCAGATCGCGAATCCTGCGAGAGGCCGCGGCAAGGGCGTGACGGAAGTCCAAGCTGAGAGCTTTGCCACCATGAAGCGCATCAATGAGGCCTACGGCGCGCCACCGGACTACGAGCCCATCATCCTCATCGACGACCCCCTCCCCTTCTCCCACCGCATCGCCTACTACGTCGTCGCAGAGTGTTGCCTTGTGACGGCCGTGAGGGACGGCATGAACCTTATTCCTTACGAGTACATCATCTCGAGACAGGGGAACCAACAACTAGACAACGTCTTGGGCTTGGACTCATCGACTCCGAAGAAGAGCATGCTGGTCATCTCCGAGTTCATCGGTTGCTCACCGTCGTTGAGCGGAGCCATCCGTGTCAATCCATGGAACGTCGAAGCTGTGACCGACGCCATGGTCAATGCCTTGGAGATGAAAGAGCAGGAGAAGCAATTCCGCCATGAGAAGCATTACAAGTATGTGAGCTCACACGATGTGGGATACTGGGCGAACAGCTTCTTGCAGGATCTGCAGAGGACTTGCAGAGACCATTCTCAACGCAGGTGCTGGGGTATTGGATTCGGATTGCGATTCCGAGTGGTTGCTCTTGATACAAACTTCAGGAAGCTTGCCATGGAGCATATCGTCTCGGCCTACAAGAGAACAAGAACCAGAGCCATCCTTCTGGACTACGATGGCACGCTGATGCCACAGGCCTCGATTGACAAGAGCCCTAGCTTGAAATCGATCGAGATTTTGAATGCCTTGTGCCGTGACAAGAACAATGTGGTGTTCCTTGTGAGTGCTAGAAGCCGCGACACTATCAGTGATTGGTTTGCTCCTTGTGAGAACTTGGGGATTGCTGCTGAGCATGGCTATTTCTTTAG GTTAAAGAGGGATGCAGAGTGGCAAACTTGTGTTCCTGTGGCAGATTGTAGCTGGAAACAAATTGCGGATCCTGTGATGAGGTTGTACATGGAGACAACTGATGGTTCCACGATCGAAGACAAGGAAACCGCACTTGTATGGTCATACGAGGATGCTGATCCAGACTTTGGGTCTTGCCAAGCCAAGGAGCTTCTTGATCATCTAGAGAGTGTGCTTGCCAATGAGCCTGTTTCAGTGAAGAGTGGTCAGCATATTGTGGAGGTTAAACCACAG GGTGTGAGCAAAGGCCTGGTAGCACAGCGCCTCCTTTCGACCATGCAAGAGAGGGGCTCAGAATCTAGCTTCATATTGTGCATCGGAGATGACAGGTCTGATGAGGACATGTTCGAGGTGATCACTACGTCAATAGCAAGCACTTCAATCTCCCCGGCGACCGAAGTGTTTGCCTGCACAGTGGGTCAGCAGCCGAGCAAGGCAAAGTATTACTTAGATGATACAGCTGAGATTGTTAGGTTGATGCAAGGGCTGGCCAATGTCTCAGAGCAACAAACTCTGAGGACCCAACAAAATGGCGACCTCGGCACTTGA
- the LOC122037488 gene encoding uncharacterized protein LOC122037488: protein MLFAEDPKYTKGFKFDHVWNILKDIEKFGTDTMNTASMKSRQQNANAGSSEQQFSEEAFHTPSSPCVSAFDLNITDSDSGGSSIKRPPGVKKAKMKKKNDEQIAKVININAQLVEAMNASTAATTKMADTILYKEETKILFKDLNSISNPMMREYIRNEQIRIMQKRMQVQGSHSAAHQGEGSQTSQIQGEGSQLNQYQGEDQESQNPTNIFGQFHNYFSGMGSDLPEY, encoded by the coding sequence ATGTTATTTGCAGAAGACCCAAAATACACAAAGGGtttcaaatttgatcatgtctggaATATTCTCAAAGATATTGAAAAATTTGGCACTGACACTATGAATACTGCATCCATGAAATCGCGACAACAAAATGCTAATGCGGGTTCATCTGAACAACAATTCTCCGAGGAAGCATTTCATACACCTTCATCTCCTTGTGTGTCTGCTTTTGATCTTAATATCACTGATTCAGATAGCGGTGGTAGTTCTATTAAACGACCTCCAGGGGTGAAAAAagcaaaaatgaagaaaaagaatgaTGAACAGATTGCAAAGGTAATTAATATTAATGCTCAACTTGTTGAGGCAATGAATGCAAGTACTGCTGCTACTACAAAAATGGCAGATACTATACTTTACAAGGAAGAAACcaaaattttattcaaagatTTGAACTCGATCTCTAACCCGATGATGCGTGAATATATTCGCAATGAGCAAATTAGAATTATGCAAAAGAGAATGCAAGTACAAGGATCTCATTCAGCTGCACATCAAGGAGAAGGATCTCAAACATCTCAAATACAGGGAGAAGGATCACAACTTAATCAATATCAAGGTGAAGATCAAGAATCTCAGAATCCTACGAATATTTTTGggcaatttcataattattttagcgGAATGGGGAGTGATCTTCCTGAATATtag
- the LOC122037489 gene encoding uncharacterized protein LOC122037489 → MCYTNIWSCHLDTKKCVFNARSLPDDDNYAESFSARQQLIAQVISTNNQIVLNYLNEGSNKSRHRGSIPGHKMINRNREAADRNLFNDYFAENALYNDAMFRRRFRMGRNLFMRICDAVTNHDNYFIQRRDGLGRLGLSSLQKITAAFRILAYGVPADATDEYIKIGESTAIESVKRFCRAVVEVFGGQYLRSPNAHDVARLLHIGELRGFPDLHQAAMENTITEPK, encoded by the exons ATGTGTTATACCAATATCTG GTCATGTCATTTGGACACAAAAAAATGTGTGTTCAATGCCCGGTCACTTCCTGATGATGATAACTATGCAGAAAGTTTTAGTGCAAGGCAACAACTGATCGCTCAGGTGATTTCTACCAATAATCAAATTGTCTTAAATTATCTCAATGAAGGAAGCAACAAAAGCAGGCATCGAGGCTCAATTCCTGGTCATAAGATGATCAATCGTAATCGTGAAGCTGCTGATCGTAATCTATTCAATGATTATTTCGCCGAAAATGCATTGTATAATGATGCAATGTTTCGAAGAAGATTCAGAATGGGACGGAATTTATTTATGCGTATCTGTGATGCTGTTACtaatcatgacaactattttataCAGAGAAGAGATGGGCTTGGAAGACTTGGTTTGTCAAGCTTGCAAAAAATAACAGCTGCATTTCGGATATTAGCATACGGTGTACCAGCAGATGCTACTGATGAGTACATTAAAATAGGGGAATCAACTGCTATTGAAAGTGTGAAACGATTTTGTCGTGCCGTTGTTGAAGTTTTTGGAGGGCAGTACCTACGATCTCCAAATGCTCACGATGTTGCTAGGCTACTTCATATTGGTGAGCTACGAGGTTTTCCAG ATCTCCACCAAGCTGCCATGGAGAACACAATAAC